One region of Streptomyces sp. CG4 genomic DNA includes:
- the argC gene encoding N-acetyl-gamma-glutamyl-phosphate reductase, translated as MAVRAAVAGASGYAGGEVLRLLLTHPEVEIGALTGNSNAGQRLGALQPHLLPLADRVLTETTSEVLAGHDVVFLALPHGQSAAVAEQLGPDVLVVDMGADFRLTDPADWERFYGSPHAGTWPYGLPELPGARTRLTGSRRIAVPGCYPTAVTLALFPAYAAGLAEPEAVIVAASGTSGAGKTPKPHLLGSEVMGSMSPYGVGGGHRHTPEMIQNLSGVAGQRIAVSFTPTLAPMPRGILATCSASAVAGVTAESVRAAYEKAYADEPFVHLLPEGQWPATAAVHGSNAVQVQVAYDESVGRIIAISAIDNLTKGTAGGAVQSMNIALGLDETTGLSTIGVAP; from the coding sequence ATGGCGGTACGTGCGGCGGTGGCCGGAGCGAGCGGATACGCGGGCGGCGAGGTCCTGCGCCTGCTCCTTACGCACCCCGAGGTCGAGATCGGTGCCCTGACCGGGAACTCCAACGCCGGCCAGCGGCTCGGCGCGCTGCAGCCGCATCTGCTGCCGCTGGCCGACCGCGTGCTCACGGAGACCACGTCCGAGGTACTCGCCGGGCACGACGTGGTCTTCCTCGCGCTGCCGCACGGACAGTCCGCGGCCGTCGCCGAACAGCTCGGACCCGACGTCCTCGTGGTCGACATGGGCGCCGACTTCCGGCTGACGGACCCGGCCGACTGGGAGCGGTTCTACGGCTCCCCGCACGCCGGCACCTGGCCCTACGGCCTCCCCGAACTTCCGGGTGCCCGCACCCGGCTCACGGGGTCCCGACGCATCGCGGTACCCGGTTGCTACCCCACCGCCGTCACCCTCGCCCTGTTCCCGGCCTACGCCGCCGGACTCGCCGAGCCCGAGGCGGTGATCGTCGCCGCGTCCGGCACCTCCGGCGCGGGCAAGACGCCCAAGCCGCATCTGCTCGGCAGCGAGGTCATGGGCTCCATGTCGCCGTACGGCGTCGGCGGCGGCCACCGGCACACCCCCGAGATGATCCAGAACCTCAGCGGGGTCGCGGGGCAGCGGATCGCGGTCTCCTTCACACCGACGCTCGCGCCGATGCCGCGCGGGATCCTCGCCACCTGCAGCGCGTCCGCCGTCGCCGGGGTGACGGCGGAGTCGGTCCGGGCCGCCTACGAGAAGGCCTACGCCGACGAGCCCTTCGTCCATCTGCTCCCCGAGGGCCAGTGGCCCGCCACGGCGGCCGTCCACGGTTCCAACGCCGTTCAGGTGCAGGTCGCATACGACGAGTCGGTAGGCCGCATCATCGCGATCAGCGCCATCGACAACCTGACCAAGGGCACCGCCGGCGGTGCCGTCCAGAGCATGAACATCGCCCTCGGTCTCGACGAGACCACCGGGCTTTCCACGATCGGAGTCGCACCGTGA
- a CDS encoding sigma-70 family RNA polymerase sigma factor, which yields MSGFRFPVGRLPDEALLAGLATGDPELAVVFVRRFQHRVFGVAMAVTGDEQLAEDVAQLTFERAWRHAQIYDSRRGSVTTWLTTIAHNLAVDAVRARRTEPVAPEDLDALLGVVTETPERWALADETSSQLRAAVARLPREQARALVMAGIYGMTAQQIADTERIPLGTAKTRIRAAMAKLRTTLAAPKRGDHVR from the coding sequence GTGTCGGGTTTTCGGTTCCCCGTGGGCCGCCTCCCGGACGAGGCTCTGCTGGCTGGGCTGGCCACCGGCGATCCGGAACTCGCGGTCGTCTTCGTACGCAGGTTCCAGCACCGGGTCTTCGGGGTCGCCATGGCCGTCACCGGGGATGAACAACTCGCCGAGGACGTCGCCCAGTTGACGTTCGAGCGGGCGTGGCGCCATGCCCAGATCTACGACTCGCGCCGCGGCTCGGTCACCACCTGGCTCACCACCATCGCGCACAACCTCGCCGTCGACGCCGTCCGCGCCCGACGGACCGAGCCGGTCGCACCGGAGGACCTCGACGCCCTCCTCGGTGTCGTCACCGAGACCCCCGAGCGATGGGCGCTGGCCGACGAGACCTCCTCCCAGCTGCGCGCCGCCGTGGCCCGGCTGCCCCGGGAACAGGCCCGGGCCCTGGTGATGGCGGGCATCTACGGAATGACCGCCCAGCAGATCGCCGACACGGAGCGGATCCCGCTGGGCACCGCCAAGACGCGGATCCGGGCCGCCATGGCGAAACTGCGCACCACACTCGCGGCTCCGAAGCGAGGCGACCATGTCCGGTGA
- a CDS encoding transposase produces the protein MAAKGFLQVAPGRRVALNGVEWTIEDVHGQFGRLVLTDDDGRTETRSFRWLINHPDLRLLPTVEASGHPSPVSRQPRTLADLTKDQLERARLRAAHVLEAETGFREGHPARALPGEPRPAYDPDRTTLTQRRRSKAAELEAMPRPEAVRLGLQHLSYRTLMRLSGLAGDSLLLACADGRWTRRRSGHRSITGEIREAIFAVKAECGPRARLSQAAKHRLMHQYVRERFPTFPTEKIPSRWTLAAVWKEWFGSDGSRRRYDRTAQAAAEAGVSGRMVVHRPGQVLVLDSTPMPVKLRETVFGDAVTATLTLALDLYTHGLPAFRLTLQSDTSVDVAMLLRDVMLPLPMRDGWGEDMEWPYAGVPADVIAEFTGHKVAALPFFAPETVTTDHGGPYKNHDLVEAEREIGCRILPARVLRQTDKFAVERQFLTVQTMLFEHLLGFTGGDVADRGADPERDASLTLAQAEHIIATWIVQIWQNRKLGEYAPSWAPGEDHSPNTLFAAAMEQGGFDLDFPEASFYYKVLRKHHVKIHPRRGVKILGLWYHHPVLEEPRFQQPSARGGKHARQWVVRSDRRDRRQVFFQDDADHDTWHTLRWRGLPPEGEIPAFSDKTADALLAHVKANNIRIHSESELLEHLLEILGSVTPVDQWPSQAKQKAGKKRRVAQAREITRAQAAAADRPTAPAPADEPTPAEMPAAWAEHARAIDRAVDVDRRRRREEALADTRPVAPATLHEALNRRPMFRLPPPDGPQAETTVREEDT, from the coding sequence ATGGCAGCCAAGGGGTTCTTGCAGGTCGCGCCAGGCAGGCGGGTCGCGCTCAACGGTGTCGAGTGGACGATCGAAGACGTCCACGGTCAGTTCGGCCGCCTCGTCCTCACGGATGACGATGGTCGCACGGAGACCCGCTCGTTCCGCTGGCTCATCAACCATCCCGACCTGCGGCTTCTTCCGACGGTCGAAGCGTCGGGGCACCCGTCGCCTGTCTCTCGGCAGCCGAGGACACTGGCCGACCTGACCAAGGACCAGCTGGAGCGGGCCCGGCTGCGGGCTGCGCACGTGCTGGAGGCCGAGACGGGGTTCCGGGAGGGCCACCCGGCTCGGGCCCTGCCGGGTGAGCCCCGGCCGGCCTACGACCCGGACCGCACGACACTGACCCAGCGCCGCCGCTCGAAGGCAGCGGAGCTGGAGGCGATGCCCCGTCCGGAGGCGGTCCGGCTCGGTCTGCAGCACCTCAGCTACCGGACGCTGATGCGTCTGTCGGGACTGGCGGGCGACAGTCTCCTGCTGGCCTGCGCGGATGGACGCTGGACACGGCGACGCAGTGGACACCGCAGCATCACTGGGGAGATACGTGAGGCGATCTTCGCGGTCAAGGCCGAGTGCGGCCCACGCGCCCGCCTGAGCCAGGCGGCCAAGCACCGGTTGATGCACCAGTACGTCCGTGAGCGGTTCCCGACCTTTCCGACCGAGAAGATCCCTTCCCGCTGGACGCTCGCTGCCGTCTGGAAGGAGTGGTTCGGGTCCGACGGTTCCAGGCGGCGCTACGACCGGACGGCCCAGGCCGCCGCGGAGGCCGGGGTCTCCGGCCGGATGGTGGTGCACCGGCCGGGCCAGGTTCTGGTGCTGGACTCGACGCCGATGCCGGTGAAGCTGCGCGAGACCGTGTTCGGCGACGCGGTCACCGCGACGCTGACCCTCGCGCTCGATCTCTACACGCACGGGCTGCCGGCCTTCCGGCTCACGCTGCAGTCCGACACCTCGGTCGACGTCGCGATGCTGCTGCGGGACGTGATGCTGCCGCTCCCGATGCGGGACGGCTGGGGCGAGGACATGGAATGGCCCTACGCCGGGGTCCCGGCCGACGTGATCGCCGAGTTCACCGGACACAAGGTCGCCGCCCTGCCGTTCTTCGCCCCGGAGACGGTCACCACCGACCACGGCGGCCCCTACAAGAACCACGACCTGGTGGAGGCCGAGCGGGAGATCGGCTGCCGGATCCTTCCTGCCCGCGTCCTGCGCCAGACCGACAAATTCGCGGTCGAGCGCCAATTCCTCACCGTCCAGACCATGCTCTTCGAGCACCTGCTGGGCTTCACCGGCGGCGACGTCGCGGACCGCGGGGCCGACCCGGAACGCGATGCGAGCCTCACGCTCGCACAGGCCGAGCACATCATCGCGACCTGGATCGTCCAGATCTGGCAGAACCGCAAACTAGGTGAATACGCCCCGAGTTGGGCGCCGGGTGAGGACCATAGCCCCAACACCCTGTTCGCCGCGGCGATGGAACAGGGCGGCTTCGACCTGGACTTCCCCGAAGCGAGCTTCTACTACAAGGTGCTGCGCAAACACCACGTGAAAATCCATCCGCGACGCGGGGTGAAGATCCTCGGGCTCTGGTATCACCACCCGGTCCTCGAGGAGCCGCGCTTCCAGCAACCCTCCGCCCGAGGCGGCAAGCACGCGCGCCAGTGGGTGGTCCGCAGCGACCGAAGGGACCGCCGGCAGGTGTTCTTCCAGGACGACGCCGACCACGACACCTGGCACACCCTGCGCTGGCGAGGGCTGCCGCCCGAAGGCGAGATCCCCGCCTTCTCGGACAAGACCGCCGACGCCCTCCTGGCACACGTGAAGGCGAACAACATCAGAATCCACTCCGAGAGCGAGCTCCTGGAACATCTGCTGGAGATCCTCGGCTCGGTCACCCCCGTCGACCAATGGCCCAGCCAAGCCAAGCAGAAGGCCGGGAAGAAGCGGCGCGTCGCCCAGGCCCGCGAGATCACCCGAGCACAGGCCGCGGCGGCCGACCGCCCCACCGCACCGGCCCCTGCGGACGAGCCGACTCCAGCCGAAATGCCTGCGGCCTGGGCCGAGCACGCCCGCGCGATAGACCGCGCAGTCGATGTCGACCGCCGCCGGCGACGCGAAGAAGCCCTGGCCGACACCAGGCCAGTGGCCCCGGCAACGCTGCACGAGGCCCTGAACCGACGCCCCATGTTCCGGCTTCCGCCCCCTGACGGCCCGCAAGCCGAGACGACTGTCCGGGAGGAAGACACGTGA
- a CDS encoding serine/threonine-protein kinase translates to MSGVAVGGGGAGAGGSGAGAGRSGPAPLAPGTKPAPGYEILAHLTRTGWLDVYDAWSAERACRCVIKTVRPDRRGREQLGERLLREGRWLREFSHPHLVRGYETVASPEPLVVLETLTGETLSHLVHRLRRRPAAADVALLGVQLCSAVHYLHGRGLLHLDLKPANVVVERGHAKVLDLSVARPPGPAPAGLGTCCYRAPEQARGGPLTAAADVWGIGVTLYEVACGEVPFGCGESGAQSEEGGGGTGDSCPRTDDRYERTQPAAPPLASRRRLPAALAAAVDACLRADPEARPTVAELAAALEATLPGHP, encoded by the coding sequence ATGAGCGGCGTCGCGGTGGGCGGAGGCGGCGCCGGGGCGGGTGGGAGCGGCGCCGGGGCGGGCCGGAGCGGGCCCGCGCCCCTCGCGCCGGGTACGAAGCCGGCGCCGGGTTACGAGATCCTGGCGCATCTGACCCGGACCGGCTGGCTCGACGTGTACGACGCGTGGAGCGCGGAACGGGCCTGCCGGTGCGTGATCAAGACGGTGCGACCGGACCGGCGCGGCAGGGAGCAGCTCGGCGAACGGCTGCTGCGGGAGGGCCGGTGGCTGCGGGAGTTCAGCCATCCGCATCTGGTCCGGGGGTACGAGACGGTCGCGTCGCCCGAGCCGCTCGTCGTGCTGGAGACGCTGACCGGCGAGACGCTGTCCCACCTCGTGCACCGGTTGCGGCGCCGGCCTGCGGCCGCCGATGTGGCGCTTCTCGGCGTGCAGCTGTGTTCCGCGGTCCATTACCTGCACGGCCGGGGTCTGCTGCACCTGGACCTCAAACCGGCCAACGTGGTGGTGGAGCGCGGGCATGCCAAGGTGCTGGACCTGAGCGTCGCCCGGCCGCCCGGACCGGCCCCCGCCGGGCTGGGCACGTGCTGCTACCGCGCTCCGGAGCAGGCCCGGGGCGGCCCGCTCACGGCCGCCGCCGACGTGTGGGGCATCGGCGTCACCTTGTACGAGGTCGCATGCGGCGAGGTGCCGTTCGGCTGCGGGGAGAGCGGGGCGCAGTCCGAGGAGGGCGGCGGGGGCACGGGCGACTCGTGCCCGCGGACGGACGACCGGTATGAGCGGACGCAGCCGGCGGCACCGCCCCTCGCGTCCCGGCGGCGGCTGCCCGCCGCGCTGGCCGCCGCCGTCGACGCCTGTCTGCGGGCCGACCCGGAAGCGCGGCCCACGGTCGCCGAGCTGGCCGCCGCGCTGGAGGCGACCCTGCCGGGACATCCCTGA
- a CDS encoding arginine repressor has translation MSEAQDHEQAAGAGPAVPQTRTARHRRIVDILNRQPVRSQSQLAKLLADDGLSVTQATLSRDLDELNAVKIRNTDGELIYAVPSEGGFRTPRAPLGESAKEERMRRLSQELLISAEASANLVVLRTPPGAAQFLASAIDQAELHDILGTIAGDDTLMLISRNPTGGQALADHMLRLAQNGH, from the coding sequence ATGAGCGAGGCGCAGGACCACGAGCAGGCGGCGGGTGCCGGACCCGCCGTGCCGCAGACCCGGACCGCGCGGCACCGCCGGATCGTGGACATCCTCAACCGGCAGCCGGTGCGGTCGCAGAGCCAGCTCGCGAAGCTGCTCGCCGACGACGGGTTGAGCGTCACCCAGGCGACGCTCTCCCGGGACCTCGACGAGCTGAACGCGGTGAAGATCCGCAACACCGACGGCGAGCTGATCTACGCGGTGCCGAGCGAGGGCGGTTTCCGCACCCCGCGCGCGCCGCTCGGGGAGTCGGCGAAGGAGGAGCGGATGCGGCGGCTCTCCCAGGAGCTGCTGATCTCCGCGGAGGCCTCCGCCAACCTCGTGGTCCTGCGCACCCCGCCGGGGGCGGCCCAGTTCCTCGCCTCGGCCATCGACCAGGCCGAACTGCACGACATCCTGGGCACGATCGCCGGCGACGACACCCTGATGCTGATCAGCCGGAACCCGACCGGCGGGCAGGCCCTCGCCGACCACATGCTGCGGCTGGCGCAGAACGGGCACTGA
- the argB gene encoding acetylglutamate kinase — protein MTLTRKHTALPKAQILIEALPWLTRHHGKIVVIKFGGNAMVDEDLKAAFAQDVVFLRHAGLKPVVVHGGGPQISAALDRHGIVSEFKAGLRVTTEDAMDVVRMVLAGQVQRELVGLLNQHGPLAVGLTGEDAHTITATKHRPEIDGERVDIGRVGEITAIDTGAIEALLADGRIPVVSSIARSEDAFDTGGQVYNVNADTAAAALAAALGAETLMVLTDVEGLYEDWPNSDEVISRLTASQLEKLLPELSSGMVPKMEGCLHAVRGGVTTARVIDGRVQHSILLEIFTDEGIGTMVVPDEQGES, from the coding sequence ATGACCCTCACGCGTAAGCACACCGCGCTGCCCAAGGCCCAGATCCTCATCGAGGCGCTGCCCTGGCTGACCCGGCACCACGGCAAGATCGTCGTCATCAAGTTCGGCGGCAACGCCATGGTGGACGAGGACCTGAAGGCCGCCTTCGCCCAGGATGTCGTCTTCCTGCGGCACGCCGGCCTCAAGCCGGTCGTCGTGCACGGCGGCGGCCCGCAGATCAGCGCCGCCCTCGACCGGCACGGCATCGTCAGCGAGTTCAAGGCGGGCCTGCGCGTCACCACCGAGGACGCCATGGACGTCGTACGGATGGTGCTCGCCGGGCAGGTGCAGCGCGAGCTGGTCGGCCTGCTCAACCAGCACGGCCCGCTCGCCGTCGGCCTGACCGGCGAGGACGCGCACACCATCACCGCCACCAAGCACCGGCCCGAGATCGACGGCGAACGCGTCGACATCGGGCGGGTCGGCGAGATCACCGCGATCGACACGGGCGCCATCGAGGCGCTGCTCGCCGACGGCCGTATCCCGGTCGTCTCCTCCATCGCCCGCTCCGAGGACGCCTTTGACACAGGGGGCCAGGTCTACAACGTCAATGCTGATACGGCGGCTGCGGCACTCGCTGCGGCACTGGGCGCCGAGACCCTCATGGTCCTCACCGACGTCGAGGGCCTCTACGAGGACTGGCCGAACTCCGACGAGGTGATCAGCCGCCTCACCGCTTCCCAACTGGAGAAGCTTCTGCCGGAGTTGAGCTCCGGCATGGTGCCGAAGATGGAGGGCTGTCTGCACGCCGTACGGGGCGGCGTGACGACGGCCCGTGTCATCGACGGCCGGGTCCAGCACTCGATCCTGCTGGAGATCTTCACCGACGAAGGCATCGGCACGATGGTCGTGCCCGACGAACAGGGGGAGTCATGA
- the argJ gene encoding bifunctional glutamate N-acetyltransferase/amino-acid acetyltransferase ArgJ, translating to MSVTAAKGFMAAGIAAGIKENGNPDLALVVNNGPRRAAAGVFTANRVKAAPVLWSEQVLKGGELTAVVLNSGGANACTGPKGFQDTHATAEKVAESLNTAGHDETGGHAPGHVAVCSTGLIGVLLPMDKLLPGVDKAVAQLSPHGGEKAAIAIKTTDTVHKTSVVTKDGWTVGGMAKGAGMLAPGLATMLVVLTTDADLGSETLDKALRGATKVTFDRVDSDGCMSTNDTVLLLASGASGITPEYAAFAEAVTKVCDDLGRQLIGDAEGASKDIKVEVVNAASEEDAVEVGRSIARNNLLKCALHGEDPNWGRVLSAIGTTSAAFEPDQLGVAINGVWVCKNGSVGEDRELVDMRYREVHITADLAAGTETATIWTNDLTADYVHENSAYSS from the coding sequence GTGAGTGTCACGGCAGCCAAGGGATTCATGGCAGCGGGCATCGCCGCCGGGATCAAGGAGAACGGCAACCCCGACCTGGCCCTCGTGGTCAACAACGGGCCGCGCCGTGCCGCCGCGGGCGTCTTCACCGCCAACCGTGTGAAGGCCGCGCCGGTGCTGTGGTCCGAGCAGGTCCTCAAGGGCGGCGAGCTGACCGCCGTCGTCCTGAACTCCGGCGGTGCCAACGCCTGTACGGGCCCCAAGGGCTTCCAGGACACGCACGCCACCGCCGAGAAGGTCGCCGAGTCCCTCAACACCGCCGGCCACGACGAGACCGGCGGCCACGCACCGGGCCACGTCGCCGTCTGCTCCACCGGCCTGATCGGTGTGCTGCTGCCGATGGACAAGCTGCTGCCCGGCGTGGACAAGGCGGTGGCCCAGCTCAGCCCGCACGGCGGCGAGAAGGCCGCCATCGCCATCAAGACCACCGACACCGTCCACAAGACCTCCGTCGTGACGAAGGACGGCTGGACCGTCGGCGGCATGGCCAAGGGCGCCGGCATGCTCGCGCCCGGCCTCGCCACCATGCTGGTCGTCCTCACCACCGACGCCGACCTCGGCAGCGAGACCCTGGACAAGGCCCTGCGCGGCGCCACCAAGGTCACCTTCGACCGCGTCGACTCCGACGGCTGCATGTCCACCAACGACACCGTGCTGCTCCTCGCCTCCGGCGCCTCCGGCATCACCCCGGAGTACGCCGCGTTCGCCGAGGCCGTGACGAAGGTCTGCGACGACCTCGGCCGGCAGCTCATCGGCGACGCCGAGGGCGCCAGCAAGGACATCAAGGTCGAGGTCGTCAACGCGGCGAGCGAGGAGGACGCCGTGGAGGTGGGCCGTTCCATCGCCCGCAACAACCTCCTCAAGTGCGCGCTCCACGGCGAGGACCCCAACTGGGGCCGGGTGCTCTCCGCGATCGGCACCACCTCGGCCGCCTTCGAGCCGGACCAGCTGGGCGTCGCCATCAACGGCGTGTGGGTGTGCAAGAACGGCAGTGTCGGCGAGGACCGCGAGCTGGTCGACATGCGCTACCGCGAGGTGCACATCACCGCCGACCTGGCCGCGGGCACCGAGACCGCGACGATCTGGACCAACGACCTCACCGCCGACTACGTCCACGAGAACAGCGCCTACTCGTCATGA
- a CDS encoding TnsA-like heteromeric transposase endonuclease subunit, with product MGEATIAKIPSDSSHLDQLVMAYDGDAGLRDQLRLGDDWVRRWSSTWQVGDGKVCWPIRDMAHVPVLSSRPMRGFTWRAKQRHRPGLEVMASTGRTHGFESLEEMRLLVALDFLRASEVLSQPFRLDFEHVGGQAWHIPDFLAVIGGGMWLLDVRPMELIKEEDALKFAAAREVAAACGWRYSVVAGWRSHVWSVLDHLSSRRRPARDLLGMRDQLLTAISGQQGRAMTFSQLADATSVPSVGRANIVRLLWQRELGVDLGSPLRDSSLIWAV from the coding sequence GTGGGCGAGGCAACGATTGCGAAGATCCCGTCGGATTCAAGTCATCTGGACCAGCTTGTCATGGCGTACGACGGGGACGCGGGGCTGCGGGATCAGCTGAGGCTCGGCGATGACTGGGTACGTCGGTGGAGCTCGACATGGCAGGTGGGTGACGGCAAGGTCTGCTGGCCGATCCGGGATATGGCTCACGTACCGGTGCTGTCGTCCCGCCCGATGCGGGGGTTCACGTGGCGGGCGAAGCAGCGGCATCGCCCCGGGCTTGAGGTGATGGCCTCAACAGGCAGGACGCACGGCTTCGAGTCGTTGGAGGAGATGCGCCTGCTGGTTGCGCTGGACTTCTTGAGGGCATCGGAGGTGCTGTCGCAGCCGTTCCGGCTGGACTTCGAGCACGTGGGCGGGCAGGCCTGGCACATCCCGGACTTCCTGGCCGTGATCGGCGGCGGGATGTGGTTGCTGGACGTCCGCCCGATGGAGCTGATCAAGGAAGAGGACGCGCTGAAGTTCGCGGCGGCCAGGGAAGTGGCAGCCGCCTGCGGCTGGCGGTACTCGGTGGTCGCGGGCTGGCGCTCGCATGTCTGGAGCGTCCTTGATCACCTGTCCTCGCGCCGACGGCCGGCGAGGGACCTGCTCGGCATGCGCGACCAACTGCTCACCGCCATCAGCGGACAGCAGGGGCGAGCGATGACATTTTCCCAGCTGGCGGACGCCACCAGTGTGCCTTCCGTTGGCCGGGCGAACATCGTCCGGCTGCTCTGGCAACGCGAGCTCGGCGTTGACCTGGGCAGCCCCTTGCGCGACAGCTCGCTGATCTGGGCGGTGTGA
- a CDS encoding acetylornithine transaminase, with protein sequence MSNQELTRRWQGALMNNYGTPRLPLVRGAGVKVWDAEGREYHDFVGGIATNALGHAHPAIVEAVSRQIGQLGHVSNFFMAEPTVALAERLLQLFGREGRVFFCNSGAEANEAAFKIGRRTGRTHMVATDGGFHGRTMGALALTGQPAKQDPFRPLPAEVTHVPYGDAQALAAAVTEETALVIIEPVQGENGVVVPPPGYLKAARAITAATGALLVLDEVQTGIGRTGTWFEYQAHEGVLPDVVTLAKQLGGGLPLGATVAFGRAAELLQPGQHGTTFGGNPVACAAGLAVLDTIEGEGLLENVKRQGEKLREGIESLGHPLIDYVRGAGLLLGIVLTGPRAQQVQQAAQEAGFLVNAPAPDVVRLMPPLNLSDVETGAFLRALPGILDAANPANPANPANPANPANGDGRSGE encoded by the coding sequence ATGAGCAACCAGGAGCTGACCCGGCGCTGGCAGGGCGCGCTCATGAACAACTACGGCACCCCGCGCCTGCCCCTCGTGCGCGGCGCGGGCGTGAAAGTGTGGGACGCCGAGGGCCGCGAGTACCACGACTTCGTCGGCGGCATCGCCACCAACGCCCTCGGCCACGCCCACCCGGCGATCGTCGAGGCCGTCAGCCGGCAGATCGGCCAGTTGGGCCATGTCTCCAACTTCTTCATGGCGGAGCCCACCGTCGCCCTCGCCGAGCGGCTGCTCCAGCTCTTCGGCCGGGAGGGCCGGGTCTTCTTCTGCAACTCCGGCGCCGAGGCCAACGAGGCCGCCTTCAAGATCGGCCGGCGCACCGGGCGCACCCACATGGTCGCCACCGACGGCGGTTTCCACGGCCGTACGATGGGCGCCCTCGCGCTCACCGGCCAGCCCGCCAAGCAGGACCCGTTCCGGCCGTTGCCCGCCGAGGTCACCCATGTGCCCTACGGCGACGCACAGGCGCTGGCGGCAGCGGTCACCGAAGAGACCGCCCTGGTGATCATCGAGCCGGTCCAGGGCGAGAACGGCGTGGTCGTACCCCCGCCCGGCTACCTCAAGGCCGCCCGCGCGATCACCGCCGCCACCGGCGCCCTGCTGGTCCTGGACGAGGTGCAGACCGGCATCGGCCGCACCGGGACCTGGTTCGAGTACCAGGCCCACGAGGGCGTGCTCCCCGACGTCGTCACCCTCGCCAAGCAGCTCGGCGGCGGACTGCCGCTCGGCGCCACCGTGGCCTTCGGCCGGGCCGCCGAACTGCTCCAGCCCGGCCAGCACGGCACCACCTTCGGCGGCAACCCGGTCGCCTGCGCCGCCGGACTCGCCGTCCTCGACACCATCGAGGGCGAGGGGCTGCTGGAGAACGTCAAGCGGCAGGGCGAGAAGCTCCGCGAAGGAATCGAGAGCCTCGGCCACCCGTTGATCGATTATGTGCGGGGTGCCGGCCTGCTCCTGGGTATCGTGCTCACCGGGCCGCGCGCGCAGCAGGTGCAGCAGGCGGCCCAGGAGGCCGGGTTCCTGGTGAACGCGCCCGCTCCCGACGTCGTACGGCTGATGCCGCCGCTGAATCTGAGCGACGTCGAGACAGGCGCCTTCCTCCGGGCGCTGCCCGGCATCCTCGACGCAGCGAACCCAGCGAACCCAGCGAACCCGGCGAACCCAGCGAACCCAGCGAATGGGGACGGACGATCCGGAGAATGA